The DNA segment AAGAGCTTAAATAgtccaaaaaactgaaaaaggagaaaattggaGAACTAATAacacctgatttcaagacttacaaATTTACCTTTAATACTAACCTATCTATCAAGACAATGtagtattaatataaaatatgacaaataGATCACTGgaatagagaatttagaaatataCCCATAgaactgtatatacatataactgtTTTCAGTGAAGGTGTAAAAACAGttcagtggaggaaagacagtcttttcagtaaATAGGACTGAAGTAATTTGCTGTATgcaaaaaatgatgaaattcagCTCATTATAAAAATCAACTCACAATGAATCATACACTTAACGTAAAATCTAAACAATGAAACGTTAGTTTGGGGAAGTTTTcggtcatgatttcttcaaataccttttcaatcccctttgctctttcttctccctctgggaCCCTTGCCatgtgtagattggcacactttatttttaaagaggatgTGTTCCTGTGTAGACTTTGTGCTTCTTATTGAAATttaccttcttaaaaaaaatcctgatagTTGCCTTTTGCTTGATTTGTTTTTTTCGAGATTGAACAAACCCTGTGCAAGCTATATGTGATCTAAAAGCATTATAACTTAGCGGGCCCTTTTAGAACTCAACTTATAAAACAAAGAGTTGCCATCAGCTTCCTTTGACTTAGCACCACCATTTGAACAATTTTATGCAGCTTCTATGTAACAGTGGACTATAGCCACTAACTTCTTAGCTTGTACTTATTTACCTAGTTTCTTtgtcaaatataaattttttttttttaacatttcagtaATGTACTGAATGAGTTGAAAAGAGTTTTTAGGCTTAAGCGTATAAAAAATTCATCAGTGGGTGGTGACAGTGGAAACCAGACCActcatttctttcacttaatatacaTCCTCTCAGCCATGGAGCTAGTAAGAACATTTTCATCTGCTTCCCTATTGGCTATGTTTCATAAGAAAATGTGATACCCTTCGAGATTTTTATAGAATGCTGATATAACATAGTTTTCTGATTGTTTATTAAGCATGAACAAGAATAACCAACTTGCTCTTCTCCTGCTCAAATATTGGGGTACTTCATTCATCACACTTTACAGCAATAAAAATTGGCAAGCATTTCCAAAACAGACtgtatttctgcattttaaaactaGTTAGGAAATAGAatatgccttttaattttttggtaaGGTCATGATTTGGTGACATTTGAGTGGATAACTTTCTTATGGTTCAAGATCTCAGGGTTTAAATGCCAAGTCTATCATACTGAGCAGACTGTTCAGAAATCTTTTCAGTTGTGTTCAGAAATTTTCAGTGAACCAATGCAGGGATCTCACCAGATCTCATCAGTTCTGCTGACTGAGAAGCCTATATACAGAACAGCCCAGGTGTCCTGATTTCAGTGCCGAGAATTTCATTAAATGCCTTAGGTGAACCTAACATTAAATTGATCTCTTCATATCTTTATGCCTACTGTTTTCAAATCATGTCGAGAtgccagtttttttctttgagattaatacatttttattcttctgaCCTTTGTATTTCACAGAGGAAGATTGTACATCATTTTATTTAGTGAATATCTCCCGTTAAACTTAGCTCTTGTGCTCACAGTGCATGTAATGTTATAGATGTAGTTTTCCAATGTCTAGTGGTTAGTCTGTGCCTTTTTTTCCTGTCACTGCCCTACCCCATATAAAAATAGTCAGCTAGACTGAAAGAAACATAGATAAAATAATGTTGTGATTAGTATGCCTTCAACATGTTGTGTGGCAAATCTTTGGAGTAGGTAGAATGGAATGTACTCTTTTCACCTTGTTTTATGTTTTCTACCTTTCTCagaatgtctctctctcttttttttttttttttgatgctttaAGGATAAGGGGTTGGCATTCCATCCTACCCCTTCTCACCACAGCACAGCTTAGATGAGAGGCTTCTGCATCATTATCTTGGTTACTGGGATACTTTTCTTCTCTGCAAGACAGTTCATTGCTTTTGGAGCACTAAACCTTTTctgtgtgttatttttttaaattagttaatttttgttttgttttgctgctgattgttttccttctgcagttgcagtttcttttctgtcttacatctttttttctccattttatttctttcaatcaTGGTATTATGTGTATATGCAAAAAAGAATGGCATTTTCCTTTGATTAATGAATTAACCAGTTGCAGTATTCTGGATCTACTTTTTAGATTTTCATCATATTCAAGCTATATAATTACCTTGCTATTCCTACTAGAAATCTGTGGTTTCAAACCTATTCCAAAAGTTTTGGAAGACTGAAATTTTTCCcctatattttagaaaataatagtaGTTGTGTAATGCATCTTTGGCTTCTCCCCTTAAATacatgggaatataaaatgtaatGTAATCCAAATATTTTGATTCTGGTATGAAAGTTCTTTTGATTCAAGAGGAAATGATTGCTCTACAGTGAatcatataaattatttatttttatataatttgaatGAGAAATGTTTATAAACTTGATTTAGAAATACATGGGAGTATGTTACAGTACTTGGCATCTTGAGAGGAAATACGTATTTTTAAGTGGATGGAATCACCTACTTTATGGATTTTCAAAGTCAGAGTTATCAACTTTTAGAGCTGGTGGTCACCTTAGAACTTAATCTTCCTCACATTCCCATTTATACAGTGTTAAAACTTCAAGAGACAGTATGTCTTGATCAAATACTTTGTTACCCATCAAGATTAGAATGGTGACCTTTTGGTGAACTGGATTCTTCTGTCTTTGTATGAGAGATCCTAACACAGTCCTGATACACAGCTGAAATACTAGTTTCATTGAGTTAAGTTTAGTGTATTTTTCACTATACTGTACATGGCATGAAATGAAAGGATGACTAACAGACCATTTATTCCTATTTCTACATATACTTTTATGATTATACAAATAATTGTTATTGTTGGAAGTATggaaaagtacaaagaagaaaataaaagttgtcATAAAAAGGGTTGTTTTAAAACCATACTCCCCAGGAATCAGTGAAGTCTTGGAACAAAATCATTGGGCCTGAATCAGAACAAACCCACTTTTGATTATTCTGGGATGGGTTAAGAGCATGTATCATAGTCCTGTATGACCTACTGAATGCTCACCTCTTTAGTGATAGAGCAGTGACTGGGAACGGGAGTGCTATAAGAGAGAAGCTGTACCGTGGAACTGAGCTACGTCAGGTATTGAAGGAAAAGCTACTGTCGGAAAGCAGACTCCCGTCCAGTAGACCTCATTTTTCTCACCATCCTGCAACTTTGAGGCTTTGctcaccttttctctttctcttacccTGAAATTTTGCATTAGAGGTATAATGTCTGAACTTAGGCTGagtattttttattatgtgaatTTTTTCTCTAGGAAACTCTGTcctccatttttaaatatatatgaattttttattgattttcactAACCCTTTTATATTAAGGGTGTTAATCCTTTGTCTAATatgatacacatttttttcatgggCTGTGAATTACTCTGGGAATCATACGTCTTTTAATAATGCTGtcaatttttaaacatacacagtACGCTGAGCACTTAGCAtttcatatacattatctcaCTCAAATCTTATAAGGATTAACAGTATTTCTATATTACAGATGCCAAGTGAGATTAATTTGCTGAGAAAGATGCAACTGGTTTGAAGTAGTGAAGCTAGGAATGAGATTTAAGATTTGACTACAAGTCTGTGATCTTAATTAACATACTGTATTGCATCTTATATTTTCTTAGATTAGAAAAAGTATCTGCTATAGAGCATAACACTTACTagacactttatatatatttgctgGATTGAATTAAGACATAATTCATTTTTGTAGTATTTACTTAATTTGATTTTGCGTAACTTAGTATATGTAAATGAGGACATGCATTCTTTGATTCTTGACCCAGACAGCTTCCACTTAAAACCATgtacaacaaaataaaactttttccATAGgtctaattttataaaatacattccaTTTTTACAGATTTATTGTATACTCcctcaaaatttcaaaattggttgcaaaaataaaatattttaaatgttaatagtgaaaaaacactgaaattaaTGTTATGATGTAAACATTCTTAAGGATACCTTTATTTTCCCTCATTAGCTTGAATCTTAGAAATGTGACTCTGGTAACATTTAGACTGTAACAAGGATGGCTGTTCTTCATTGTTCCACTTGTGGTTCTTAACTTTGTCGGCACgttagaatcacttggggagcttttaaaattccCAATGCCAATGCTGCATTGAAACAAGAtcaattaaaaaaggaatctgtgtgtgtatatgtatggctgaaacattatgctgcacatcaaaaattgacaaaacattgtaaactgactatatgccaattaaaaaaaaaagagagaaacaaaaaaacgccaccagaaagaaaaaaaggaatggctGAGAATCAAATCTCAATATTAGTGTTTAAGTTCTCTAAGTTAAAGTGAATGCAATATGATTTTTATTGTAGAGAAAGTTACAGGTACTGATACCATTTCTGTAGTTTGGTATCTATATCCATAGTTGAAGGAAATACTAAATTTTACTTAGAGAATATAAAGATGCATTTTTTTAACCCAACCTTATGATTCTCTGGTTAAGAATGCCTATCACAGACATTGCAAAGATTATAACTCGCCTTATACAGTGAGCTGCTTTTCTCAGAAGacatatttgtgttttgttttggagatggttttaaatatatatagatttAAAGATTTATGTAAAGAGATCAGttattgaatatttgaaaaaaaaattagtccatAACCtaattcagaaaaaataattttaattaactttcttGGTTATAATAAGTAACTCACATGAGTTATATAATTCCCCCcaatattttaagttttcagacatacagaaacattaaaaaggtTTATGGtgaatattcatatatacatCACCCAGATTCTATAGTTAACATTTACCATACTTGCTTTAACacttatctttccatttataccTCTTTTCTACCCGTCAacttgtacacattaaatatgtgcTGTTCTTTATCAATTATACCTGAATAAAGCTACTAAAAAAATCCCAACATACTACCCAGAAATTTGATGATTATGTTTGCATCTAATAATCAATGACTATTTTATTATAAGCAAATAAATTGTAGTATTAGATTTACAGAATACAAAAGTCAATTTAATTACAatgtaaataatacattttaggGGGCTATGacgaaaggaaggaaattcagtCAGAAAGTTAACTTAGTAATCTACTTGAAACTGTGCTTAGATTCCTGGTTTGAGTAATAGGGCAAGTAGTATCCCCTTTCACTAAGAAAAAAACCAGCTGGAAGGGGTTATTTCTCTGGGAAGATGATGAGATCAGCTTGGAGCAATCCGAGTATGCTGTGTGGGTTAGACAGCCATAGAGTTATCATCTGTATAGAGATGGCTGAGTAGTTTTGGACTTCTCCATCTGGCCTAAACAAATTTGGGAATGGTCAGAGAGAGATGTTTACTGAACCTTGGACTAGTAGATCTACCCACAGAAAGTATTTCAATTTACTTTATGTAAACATATCTATGCATACatattaaacaatattaattGCAAGTCATGATAGAGAACTGTGGTTTTAATCACTAATAACAAAACATAATTTGCAAGCTACTTGTAAATAATGGTGGCCTTAATAAATAGAATGATGCAGGTCATCAGTGATTATTTTTTTATGTCAAATAGTTCAGTTTACTTAAATTTATTGAATAGCCTCTGGTACTTGTGTTGTTTTCATTACATGGTAgcatcacaaaaaagaaaataccgCTTTGAGAACAACTGCACTTCAACTGTTTATTGTAAAGCAGAAAATTATGATTATAAGGTTTGcggaatacaaaaaaaatcaacgtAATCACAATGTAAATAATGGGCCTCAGGGGCCTATGACTACAGGGGAAAAAATCCAGTTCCAATGTTGGTTTGAATGGTTTTAAGAGGGCGACTGTTAtgtttggttttatattttagatagaGTACTCTGCAGTAAGGTAGTTGAACTCAAGGATGGAAAGTGTGAATATGGCAATAAGAATAGGGgattattttaataacatgtaATAATACTAGAATAAAGAGTTATTaagaaatatgttaaatatagACTTAGGCCTTATGTTAACTTACTGAATTTATTAGGTATAAGAGGAAATCTACAGGGATCAAAACTTGTTTCTTATTTAGGTATCTAGAGAATGGTGGTGCATTCagtgaaagaggaaataaagtgcagctcatagtttaaaaaaaaacttggaaatttAGTTTTCTGATTTCTGGATTCTGGCACCTAAACTTGTAGAGAAGGATGGTATATCAGAAGAGAATCTTCTACCCTCAGTGTCCTAAAAGGTTATTTTCAGACATTATGCGCTAGTTCCTACTCAACTTTTTTCTGTGTATAGAAGGTTAGAAGAGTTGAAACTAGCTTTGTGAAACTGAGCAATGAATCCATCTACATATAAACCCTGACTGGGTTTTAAGAATTTAAGTACAAAATACAGTAAGGAAGTGAGTTCACTATTTTCATCTTACTCAGGGTGTATCATATTCTTGCATTGTTGGTTTGTATCAGTTCTTTTGGATGAATATATTTGTAGTAttttcagtgactttttaaatatattttgcttatttgaaacaataaataaattctttaattcttttttaaactgttaaagttttgcttgctttttatatatttagttgtATCTTTTAACTGTATCACATTATTTTATGAGAAGCTGTTTACTTTGAAAGTAATtatgaattgatttttaaaatcggTGATGGCTTTAGTTCTTACCATTTAGTGAAAATGTATTTAACTCCCATAAAGGATTAATGTCTGAAATGCTAAATTCAGAGATTGGCTAAAAGTTTAACGTGTGAACAAATCTTGTTTGTAATTTgtttgaattctttaaaaaaatgtgtaaaacctTTTCATACTCTTTGCCTAGTTAAGTCTGCATTTAttaataatgtttaaaagaaatttaatgaaattacAACTAGCACTGCATTTAACTTGATAACTgggcaaaaatattttcataataaaatttatgggCACtatgctaaatatatatattatatatgttaagAAAGTTGTATATACATACCTTCTTGTTATTTTTCCATACATAATGGTACAAAAtacatcagaataaaaataaatacagttttttaaaaagttctttcttGATAAGGTGCACAGTCCAGTGATAATCAAAAAGAATACTGTCAACACTGGTAGTGGTGAAGAGAGATGAAGTTGGGAGAGTTGACAGCTGTGTACTAGTTTTACCTGAAATAGAGCTTAAAACTTGTAAATTGAGTTGTATTTTAAGTGAAAGATTATCTGCTGTTGATAGAGTGTCAAACAACTCACTCAGCTCTCACCTGTCTTTTCACAGAGCTCCTTAATAAGCATTCATAGTCAGTTTTTGGCAGCATTAGAATCACTGAAGGCATTCTGGGATGTTATGGATGAAATTGATGAGAAGACTTGGGTACTTGAGCCAGAAAGACCTACGCGGGGTGCAACTGCACGCAGAATTGCATTAGGTAGGGGAAAAGAGGATTAaggaggtattttttttttttaggtgtttGATTATATTTTGTAttacatatgaaaatgaatctaagATAACATTGGACTCTTGGTGAAATTTTTTTTGTATGAAGTCAACTATTAAAACTTTTGGGGATGAACTGTGATTTCTTTTATTACCAtgcatttaaatgtaaatatttcaggTAGAAAGGGCAAGTACTGAGGTGTTTCATTATAAAAGGTGATGATCCAATCAATGCAAGTAGCATTCAGAGATAGTGTTTAATTAGCTTTTAATTAGCACAGAAATAGTCGGACAGGTTTTTCTAAACTTTGAttacttagggaaaaaaactATGTTAGAAATACTTAAGTCTTCTTACCTGTGAAACTAGTTAAGATTAGTATGAACAAGTCTGGTGATATTTTCTGACAAAAATATAGAGGAGTGTAAAAGAACCTGAAGTGGGCTGTGCACCCACCGAAGAGTAAACAGAAAACTGCAAAACAATAAGTGAAtatgttttaagtattttctttaaatacatgAAATTAGTAAGATGTGGAATAACCATAAATACATTCCTTGCAGTATTACCATACTCTTTACTATGAAATGCTTGTTCTGTGTATTCTCATTATGAGCAGGCAGTACATGAAGTCAGTTTTAGAATTTAGCCTCTCAAGATTTTAGATGTCTTAGACTATATTTGAGTTCACAGTAAATACCATAGTTATGAAGGATATTTTGGAATTCTGATGTCAGTCATATCCAAATTAGCAGTTTTTATAGTTTCTACTCAGGCATGATAGATGATCCGGGGGAAAAGTGTGGCATGTTCTTACGAGAAGAGTGAAGTCACTGTGCAGCAGTTCTGCAGATAGTGCTGCTCCTCACCCAGTTTGAGGAAGTCTTAACAGTATTTCATTTGGAATAATTAACCAAATTACAGGATATTTGTGAACAAGTAGatactaaaatgaaaacattttcttcaaagaagTGTAATTTATTATCTTAATGGTCCCGTTAAACCAATTACTTTTATCAGGTTATGATTAAATATACTTTTTACTATATTTCTCATCCTTCAGCATAAACAACCTGGTTTTTAGTCACTCTTTCAATATTTACCTCTTTTCCTTCAGGCATTGATTAGCCTTTTTAGGACCAAGTTTTcagcaaattaattaatttattaattagttAATACAGTTAATTAAtagttaatttattaattaattagttaatacaGTTATTGTTGTTAAGTGAAAGTACTTTCTGGAGCCATTAGAAGATGACATTGCTGAAGGCTAACATGGAATTTATATTTATGGTAAAAAATGCATTAACCAATGAGATCATAAGTTAactttttgtaattttgtttttctcattgaattACTTGTactcattttctgttttactttgatTACCTTCTTGCTAGATCTgtaataattctatttatattgtTGCCAACTTTGGCCAAAGGCTTACGCTGTGGTGTATAGAACTTATTAAGACATTTttaccataaaaatgaaatccagATTAACCTTAAACTACATGTACTAACCTTATACGATGTGCCTTCAAAAAACAGCagtaaaatttacaaaatttgtACTATACTACAGTTAAAATTTATGAAAGAATTTAGTGCCAAGTAGAAATAGCTTTTTCTTAGATTCTGCAAACtaagttgtttttgttattaaaagaatagtttccaaaaaaattaacatgaattGAACTCTGAACTTATATAGGAAAGCTTCACATggtgataaaaaaaattcagaaaatgttttcataaaactTCATAAAACTCAAAtcctaaacatttatttttaccatttgttgtatttttagtcttttatgtTTCTTCTGTTACTTTTCAAGAAAGTCATGATGTCATTtagatctttatttcttaaacttgtgatttggaatttttatattaaagactTCTTTTGTCACTctatagaaatttttaatttaaacttcaaTAGAATTCTGCCCAGAATTTCAATCTATATTAACTTATGGATTGGCTGTTTTTTGAAACTTAGGATTCCCAAGTCTTTAGTcatgatcaaaattttaaaatttacttcttttagttaaattgaattagtaatatattttaccTTTATAAAAAACTGTACATTAAACAATTGATTAATCTTTCCTTGGGTATACAGTGAAATAAGTACCCAGATActcctttagtttttgttttatgacATCACTATACTACTCCTAAaagctttacttttcttttattctaggGAATAATGCTTCGATAAATATAGAGGTAGACCCCAGACATCCTACTATGCTTCCTGAGTGCTGCTTTCTTGGAGCTGACCATGGTATGAGACCTCAGGCTTAAACGTTTTTAACAGATCACAAAATCTTTGTCTACCACTGTAATTAAATAGTGTTCTATTAACGTATTAatggtaattattttaaatgaaaatgtctaATTTTGAACtgtgtatttctgtgtttttagaatatataatatatatgatttaGGTATTTTATTGAGGTGGTTAGGAAACAAATCCTGTAATTAACaatattacatatatttcaaagttgctgagagagtagatcttataAGTTATCCCATGTAAAAAATTTAACTGCATGGTGATAGTTGTGAAtgtgtggtaatcattttgcagtgtaCACATATGCCaaatcattctgctgtacacctaaaactgtAATACAGTATTGTCAGTTAagctcaataaaaagaaattctgtgccAAATGTGACTTACAAAATGAGCAGCAAACCCTaaattattaaacttttttttttttaatattttaagtgataaaaCCCCTGGGAATTAAGCTGAGCAGAAACATACATTTGTGGTAGGTATCTTTGCCAtataattcttactttttaatgattttacaaatcagtaacaatttttttcatgcttttaggGATCCAGAAAATAGTCTGTTACAAAATTTGAAAGATGTTTTAGAAATTGATTTTCCAGCTCGTGCTATCCTGGAAAAATCTGTAAGTTTTATCAGTGCTTTGATACTCCAAACAGTGTTGCATAATGAAAGTTAAGTGTTCTTTTAGACACTAGAGGAAAAATGGGGCTGAAAGGAAAGGAACTGGAAGAATATTGTTACAGACTTCTGAACTGTAAGCAACAGTTGCATCGAAGAACTTGTTAACCTTCATTGGTGGTTATAAGTTTTTTCATGGTCTTCGTAGCAGTGAAGTGATTAATGACAGACATCTGTATTAAAAATAGGGGGAAAGGTCCAATGTAGCTAATGAGATgtttggattttctatactgtCAGCTTATGGGTGactgaaataaagttttaattagCTTGATAGAAGTGTTTGTGAAGGATGGcagtacagtttttaaaaattgaatagaCACCACTACACAGCAAAACAAACTTagaactgatttttgacaaagctgCTGAGGATGTAGACTACTGAAGTGGTGGGgatgttttcttcctttgcctttaTACCAAACTTCAAAATTCTGTAACTAGTCACTAGGGAATGTCATTTCCTGTCTTTACGTACTATAGTGGCATTATATTGATGTACGAATTGGGAACGTTAGTTAAGCCCAAGCATCTTGTGAGCCAAAAATAGACTTTTTTAGTACATCTATATTATTTACTGGATGAAAAAGGAAGCACTCTTCTACAAGTAGCTTTTCTAAGGTGTTAAATAGActgtattttctataatttagCAATATAGTTaacctttataaatattttataaaaatgtaatatctAATACCATATtcgtttctttaaaatttcacctTGTAAATTTTGAACACATATGCTTATAAGTATTTCTTTTGAAGGATTTTTCTATGGATTGCGGAATTTGTTATGCCTATCAACTTGATGGTGCCATTCCTGATCACGTGTGTGATAATTCACAGTGTGGACAGTCTTTCCATCAAATATGCTTATATGAGGTAAAACTAAAAATACCAGCAAGACTAATGTGGCATAGGAAGTATGAGTATTTGAAATATACAGAATCTAAATCATGTTGTCAGTAGTGATTTAGCTCCTTTACCGGTTTATTCCAAATGCCGTGTGCTTCATTTCTTCATCATGGTTACTAATGAGTTTTGAAGTGTCCTAAAGTATCCAAGAAGGGGGAAaatgtatctagaatatattcaTGGACTGTTTATTGATGCATAGAAAATTAAATTGATGGTAATTGGAATCTTTCAGTAAGTGTCTCATGTAAACGCTGTATATTCATCCAGGTGAGATTAACGGTAGCAGTAAGGTAAAGGGAGCTAGCACTATGGAGTACTTACTAATTTTCAGGCTTTatgtatgtatagaataaacgtAATAGTCCTACTTTTGGTATTGAGAAGAAAGCATTTTGTGATCTGAATATCTGACAACACTAAGTCAGTGACATTTTATTTACTATTGATTACCCGTAAAATCTGCTTTCATTCCTGTCTATAGTCATTTGCTCTCTGTAGTACTCATCTTGGGCCAGAGTTGACTTATGATTAACTATATGTGCATCTATGTACAAAACACCTTGCAGTTATATAtagtgttttcagttttcagagacTTCCTTAATATCACCTCTTGATTTTTGTGATTGAAGATAGCAGCCGGTGCTATCTGCAGTGTAACAATGGAGAACTTAGGTAGAGATGTCaatttactttatataaaatcataaaataccaAGTCTAATTATAGAGATACTCTTAAGGGAGCATGTACTTTCTTTTGTAATAAtgaatattcatttaatttttaaaaatggactgtCTCATGCTTATAATTAATGAATTGAGAATTAACCCACTATTGGTGATTAAGACCAGAATTAAGACCTAAATTTTCAAGAGCCTATGTTATATTTTACAGCAGGAGTTCTTAATTTGTGATTAACGGATTTGAGTAGGGTTTGTGAACGCCATGGacttaaatgcattatttttgtgtatatctgTTTTGAGGTAGAGAAGATGGCTTTATTTTCATCAGATTCTTAAAAGGGCCTATAAATAGTGGCATAGACCTTGACATCCATACtggttttccctttttattcagaattttagtAGTTAGGTATTGGCTCAGGAAATGTCTCCCTTATTTcttgtaaaagaataaagaaggcaAATCTGGCATAAAAATATAATGTGctcagaaaggaaatgatatttggaatttctgtaattttgaaaTCATGCTGACACTgctccctttatttttaaaaatcttcagtggTTAAGAGGACTGCTGACTAGTAGACAGAGTTTTAACATCATATTTGGTGAATGTCCATACTGTAGTAAGGTAAGCAAATTATTACATTTCATAAAATGTGCCTAGCTTTTAGTAATGTGTTTTAGATGATATCTATATAGTATGTCAGCTTATATAAAATTTCTTGAAACATTTGTtaatctatgtatttttaaaaaacagaaaatgtctaATTGTCCctatcaacattttaattttcagatttctCCTTTGATCAAAAAAAGGTTAACCCCTTATCTAGATTTCTTAGGTGATATGAaacttaaaaagtattttccaaactGTATCATTACACcatttctaatttaaaacattctctttttataAGCCAATTACCTTGAAAATGTCTGGGAGAAAACCCTGAAATAAGAATGCAACATTTctgtgaaaaactggaaacctTAAAAAGGATTTTATTTGATATCTTCAGA comes from the Camelus dromedarius isolate mCamDro1 chromosome 15, mCamDro1.pat, whole genome shotgun sequence genome and includes:
- the FANCL gene encoding E3 ubiquitin-protein ligase FANCL isoform X1 gives rise to the protein MAGTEASLLRQCPLLLPQNRAKTVYEGFISAQGRDFHLRILLPKDLQLRNARLLCSWQLRTILNGYHQVVQQRMQHSPDLMSFMMELKMVLEVALKNKQELPVLPPPPQYYSSLIEEIGALGWDKLVYVDTGFSTIKLKAEDASGREHLITVKLKAKYPAESPDCIVDFPVSFSVSWTPQSSLISIHSQFLAALESLKAFWDVMDEIDEKTWVLEPERPTRGATARRIALGNNASINIEVDPRHPTMLPECCFLGADHVIKPLGIKLSRNIHLWDPENSLLQNLKDVLEIDFPARAILEKSDFSMDCGICYAYQLDGAIPDHVCDNSQCGQSFHQICLYEWLRGLLTSRQSFNIIFGECPYCSKISPLIKKRLTPYLDFLGDMKLKKYFPNCIITPFLI
- the FANCL gene encoding E3 ubiquitin-protein ligase FANCL isoform X2; translated protein: MAGTEASLLRQCPLLLPQNRAKTVYEGFISAQGRDFHLRILLPKDLQLRNARLLCSWQLRTILNGYHQVVQQRMQHSPDLMSFMMELKMVLEVALKNKQELPVLPPPPQYYSSLIEEIGALGWDKLVYVDTGFSTIKLKAEDASGREHLITVKLKAKYPAESPDCIVDFPVSFSVSWTPQSSLISIHSQFLAALESLKAFWDVMDEIDEKTWVLEPERPTRGATARRIALGNNASINIEVDPRHPTMLPECCFLGADHVIKPLGIKLSRNIHLWDPENSLLQNLKDVLEIDFPARAILEKSDFSMDCGICYAYQLDGAIPDHVCDNSQCGQSFHQICLYEWLRGLLTSRQSFNIIFGECPYCSKPITLKMSGRKP